The Cylindrospermopsis curvispora GIHE-G1 genome contains a region encoding:
- a CDS encoding YkvA family protein — MSFSVQSLYSWYGSLIRKPKYRWWVIMGTIVYLVSPIDIAPDFIPVLGQIDDLVLLTLLISEVSKLVIDGWNSRNGKINSPMKDVDSNDPVIEVTKQ; from the coding sequence ATGAGCTTTTCCGTACAGTCGCTTTACTCTTGGTATGGCAGTTTGATCCGTAAACCTAAGTACCGCTGGTGGGTAATTATGGGAACTATTGTTTATTTGGTTAGTCCCATTGATATTGCCCCCGATTTTATCCCTGTTCTTGGTCAAATTGATGACTTAGTTTTATTAACTTTGTTGATATCTGAAGTGTCTAAATTGGTTATTGATGGTTGGAACTCTCGTAACGGTAAAATTAACTCCCCTATGAAGGATGTTGATTCAAATGATCCGGTAATTGAGGTAACCAAACAATAA
- a CDS encoding MotA/TolQ/ExbB proton channel family protein — MDILDLFKKGGPAMWPLLVLSVLSVSVIFERLWFWLRILSQEKQVVERVLDAAIDSWEIATEIAQKATDQPIGRFLYAPLRLQKSDAETFKLALESTAAEEIAGMRRGEKLLESVIALSPLLGLLGTVLGLIQSLRAIKIGDLGTESTAGVTTGIGESLISTASGLIVAIVTLVFYRLFQSFAVNQVKVFNKAGNDLELLYRQSPPGFKKRELVFITESPKELTHPIENPVTSSESEQENES, encoded by the coding sequence GTGGATATTTTAGATTTGTTCAAGAAAGGCGGTCCAGCCATGTGGCCGCTGTTAGTACTGTCCGTGTTATCTGTAAGTGTAATCTTTGAGCGTCTGTGGTTTTGGCTACGAATTTTGAGCCAAGAGAAACAAGTAGTAGAAAGAGTGCTAGATGCTGCAATAGACAGCTGGGAAATAGCCACAGAAATTGCCCAAAAAGCCACAGATCAGCCCATAGGTCGTTTTCTATACGCACCACTGCGGTTGCAAAAAAGTGATGCTGAAACCTTTAAACTAGCCTTGGAGTCTACAGCAGCAGAAGAAATAGCAGGAATGAGAAGGGGAGAAAAACTTCTAGAATCTGTAATCGCCCTTTCACCACTATTAGGATTGTTAGGTACGGTTTTAGGTTTAATTCAATCCTTGCGAGCAATTAAAATTGGTGATCTGGGTACGGAATCTACAGCGGGTGTCACCACAGGAATTGGTGAGTCCTTAATTAGTACTGCTTCTGGTTTGATAGTTGCCATTGTCACCTTAGTCTTTTATCGTCTATTTCAATCCTTTGCGGTTAACCAAGTGAAAGTGTTTAATAAAGCTGGCAATGATTTAGAGTTGTTGTATCGTCAATCTCCACCTGGGTTTAAGAAAAGAGAACTTGTTTTCATTACAGAATCTCCAAAAGAGTTGACTCACCCCATCGAAAATCCTGTGACCAGTTCAGAATCAGAGCAAGAAAATGAAAGTTAA
- a CDS encoding ExbD/TolR family protein, protein MKVNLHTPIEEVQIQIIPLIDVVFCILTFFLLAALQFTRQQAINVDLPKASTGTISAASSQPSNILPVTIDAVGKTYIEKDPVTREQLEVRLKEYITGNPQGILVLNASRTATYNDVVQTLDLLRQVGGNRVSLGIIPGASQPVIDSPNLPGTPIVPPLNLPTVPGADPGLNLPSALPTPPTAPTTIPQRP, encoded by the coding sequence ATGAAAGTTAACCTACATACACCCATTGAAGAAGTTCAGATTCAAATTATTCCTTTAATTGATGTTGTTTTTTGCATCCTGACTTTTTTTCTATTAGCAGCACTGCAATTTACCAGACAACAGGCAATTAATGTTGATTTACCCAAAGCTAGCACAGGTACAATCTCCGCTGCCAGTTCCCAGCCAAGTAACATTCTACCGGTTACTATTGATGCTGTAGGTAAAACTTACATTGAAAAGGATCCGGTGACCAGGGAACAATTGGAAGTGCGATTAAAAGAGTATATTACTGGCAATCCCCAGGGTATTTTAGTTCTGAATGCTTCTCGCACAGCTACCTATAATGATGTTGTTCAAACATTAGATTTACTCAGACAAGTGGGGGGAAACCGAGTATCCTTGGGAATTATCCCCGGAGCTTCTCAACCAGTGATTGATTCACCAAACCTTCCCGGGACTCCCATTGTACCACCACTAAATTTACCCACAGTTCCTGGTGCTGATCCTGGGTTGAATCTACCAAGTGCTCTTCCCACACCACCAACTGCTCCTACTACTATCCCCCAAAGACCTTAA
- the plsY gene encoding glycerol-3-phosphate 1-O-acyltransferase PlsY, with protein sequence MTIWLIWCGLVIILAYLLGSFPTGYLAGKILKGIDIRQVGSGSTGATNVLRTLGKGPGAFVLVIDCLKGVLAINLVYILYSSQLNLMGSSLNVEVWQSWLVTLVGLMAILGHSKSIFLGFTGGKSVATSLGILLAINWQVGVGTLGVFIMVIAISKIVSLSSIAGAIAVSILMIVFQQPLAYIIFSLLGGLYVIIRHRSNIDRLLAGKEPKIGQKVETQPEQLTGGG encoded by the coding sequence ATGACTATTTGGTTAATATGGTGTGGGTTAGTAATTATATTAGCTTATTTGTTGGGTTCCTTCCCTACAGGATATCTAGCAGGTAAAATATTAAAAGGCATTGATATTAGACAAGTCGGATCTGGATCCACTGGTGCAACTAATGTTTTGAGAACTTTAGGTAAAGGCCCAGGTGCTTTTGTACTAGTCATTGACTGTTTGAAAGGAGTTCTAGCCATTAATTTAGTGTATATATTATACAGTAGTCAATTGAACTTAATGGGTAGCAGTTTAAATGTGGAAGTATGGCAATCGTGGTTAGTCACCTTAGTAGGGTTGATGGCAATATTGGGACATAGCAAGTCCATATTTTTAGGTTTTACTGGTGGTAAGTCAGTAGCTACTAGCTTAGGTATTTTATTAGCAATAAATTGGCAGGTAGGTGTGGGCACCCTGGGTGTTTTTATAATGGTTATTGCCATATCTAAAATTGTTTCTTTAAGTTCTATTGCTGGTGCAATTGCTGTTTCCATTTTGATGATAGTTTTTCAACAACCATTGGCTTACATTATATTTAGCTTGCTTGGTGGTTTGTATGTAATTATTCGTCACCGTAGTAATATTGACAGACTATTAGCAGGTAAAGAACCAAAAATCGGACAAAAGGTGGAAACTCAGCCAGAACAACTAACTGGGGGAGGTTGA